From Salvia splendens isolate huo1 chromosome 3, SspV2, whole genome shotgun sequence, a single genomic window includes:
- the LOC121796829 gene encoding uncharacterized protein LOC121796829, with protein MENEEGQPRTTCVPVQNQYVYQGQANPTVHSNIAANTFELKRGLIQMAENIAFRGKSTDDPNKRITKFIQICNTTKMNRVTDEQVRLRLFPFSLEDSAKDWLESLEPGSIRTWDAMVEKFLEKFYPPSEAIKRQHEIIAFQMTPAENIRDAWGRFKSLMKRCPNHGLTPTVQVITFFKGCVPEAQRELNLSSGGNFLEKELNEAMEIIKELASNDEGWSNDKSKVHRVASTTDHDPMSALSDKLDALTMKFDCMAMGQPSQEPQGNMEDVNYVNQGGNNRYYNNHCPNFQGGGYNQFGNKGHPNLSYWNPNNDLQPPPGFTVTNGVVNDPKKMTTEDILKSFMLQSNKLMEQNNQMMEKVETDVQSMATHLKNNNTQISQISQTVSTITQSGKFPSNTIINPKDCKTVQLRSGKSYEGPAMPSEDRVTEKAPEDEELVEEVETETVQITSPPKENVVPTLPTPPAAHTPTDMRIPYPQRVQKKKTGAQFLRFLDVFRKVQINIPLVEALQQMPSYAKFLKDVVSNKRRWMEYETVNLTESCNAII; from the exons ATGGAGAACGAAGAGG GTCAACCGAGGACCACCTGTGTGCCTGTGCAGAATCAATATGTATACCAAGGCCAGGCAAATCCTACTGTTCATAGCAACATCGCGGCTAATACGTTTGAGCTGAAAAGAGGACTAATCCAGATGGCGGAGAACATTGCTTTTAGGGGCAAATCCACAGATGACCCTAACAAGCGTATCACTAAGTTCATTCAGATTTGCAACACAACAAAGATGAATAGAGTGACAGATGAGCAGGTTCGACTAAGGCTGTTTCCTTTCTCTTTGGAGGATTCAGCAAAGGACTGGTTAGAGAGTTTGGAGCCAGGATCAATTAGAACATGGGATGCTATGGTGGAAAAATTCTTGGAGAAATTCTACCCACCTAGTGAAGCTATAAAGAGGCAACACGAGATCATTGCCTTTCAGATGACTCCTGCAGAGAATATCAGAGACGCATGGGGGAGGTTTAAATCTTTGATGAAACGGTGTCCCAACCATGGGTTAACCCCGACAGTTCAAGTCATTACATTTTTCAAGGGATGTGTGCCTGAAGCACAAAGGGAGTTGAACTTGAGCTCAGGCGGTAATTTTCTCGAGAAAGAATTGAATGAAGCCATGGAAATAATAAAGGAGCTTGCATCTAATGACGAAGGATGGAGCAACGACAAGAGTAAGGTGCATAGGGTGGCTTCTACTACAGATCATGATCCTATGAGCGCCCTATCCGACAAGTTGGATGCGCTGACCATGAAATTCGACTGCATGGCAATGGGGCAACCGTCTCAAGAACCCCAAGGAAATATGGAGGACGTGAACTATGTGAATCAAGGGGGTAACAATCGGTACTACAATAATCACTGCCCCAACTTTCAGGGTGGTGGATATAATCAGTTCGGGAACAAAGGGCATCCCAATCTCTCTTATTGGAACCCCAATAATGATCTGCAACCACCCCCGGGGTTCACGGTTACTAATGGAGTGGTTAATGATCCGAAGAAGATGACCACGGAAGACATACTCAAGTCTTTCATGCTACAGTCCAACAAGCTCATGGAGCAGAACAATCAAATGATGGAGAAGGTGGAGACAGATGTGCAAAGTATGGCCACTCATCTGAAGAACAACAACACACAGATTAGCCAGATTTCCCAGACTGTGAGTACTATTACTCAATCGGGAAAATTCCCTTCGAACACCATCATAAATCCCAAAGATTGCAAAACTGTGCAGTTGAGGAGTGGAAAAAGTTATGAAGGACCTGCAATGCCATCAGAGGACAGAGTAACAGAAAAGGCACCTGAAGATGAGGAGTTAGTCGAGGAAGTTGAGACCGAGACAGTACAAATTACTTCTCCACCTAAGGAGAACGTGGTTCCAACTCTACCTACACCACCTGCAGCTCACACTCCCACTGACATGAGGATTCCCTATCCTCAACGTgtgcagaagaagaagacaggTGCACAGTTCTTGAGGTTCTTGGATGTATTTAGGAAGGTGCAGATAAACATCCCATTGGTGGAAGCACTACAGCAGATGCCCAGCTATGCCAAGTTTTTGAAGGATGTGGTTTCCAACAAGAGGAGATGGATGGAGTATGAGACGGTGAATTTGACTGAAAGCTGCAACGCCATTATTTAG
- the LOC121796830 gene encoding uncharacterized protein At4g04775-like: MAGTDCDDHRFWLWFHPEWGRLIVQMRFCCRMSTSSQNSSRTWPRFEAVVCDHGLEADVVTSNTDANPGRRFYRCQVWKEDDCKFFRWIDPSLSPNQDYFFKRLKLDRDNVQRALRDRVAMQDALDESVRSKTTEVEALQGVVADLHRQNRNLKVT; encoded by the exons ATGGCGGGGACCGACTGTGATGACCATC GGTTCTGGCTATGGTTTCATCCAGAATGGGGTCGTTTGATTGTTCAAATGCGGTTTTGTTGCAGGATGTCTACATCTTCCCAGAATTCGAGCAGAACTTGGCCGAGGTTTGAGGCAGTGGTCTGTGATCATGGTCTTGAAGCTGATGTGGTGACCTCTAATACGGATGCCAATCCCGGACGACGCTTCTACCGTTGCCAAGTCTGGAAGGAGGACGATTGCAAATTCTTTCGTTGGATTGATCCATCATTATCGCCGAATCAAGACTACTTCTTTAAAAGACTGAAGCTGGACAGGGACAACGTGCAAAGAGCATTGAGAGATAGAGTTGCTATGCAGGATGCACTTGACGAGAGCGTCCGTTCCAAAACCACTGAAGTTGAAGCACTCCAAGGTGTTGTCGCCGATTTGCACCGTCAAAACCGAAACTTAAAG GTTACCTAA